The DNA segment TCTCCAAGTTATTCGCTCAAGTATGAAGAGATGTTCGCTTTATTGGAGCAGCCGCTAAAGGGCCGTGATGGTGTAGCGGAACAGAAAATCACAAGTGCTGAGAAGCGACTGGGTATCAAGCTGCCGACGGCTTTGCGCGAGTATTATCTGGTGGCAGGGCAGCAAAACAAATTGAACCGTGCCTATAACCGTTTGCTCCGGCCATCTGAATGGTATTTGCACAAAGGTAAACTGTGTTTCATGGAGGAGAACCAAGGGGCAGTCGTTTGGGGGACCAATACCGGTGCATCAGATGCCGCTGTTTATCAGAGTCCGTCAAACGAGGATGGCCTCGCGAAATGGTATTTGGAGAATCGCAAATGCTCCGCGTTTTTGATGGGTATGCTCGTTTGGCAGTCGACCTTCGGCGGTGGTTTGCCGCATACCGGCTCGATACTTTGCTCAAAGGGGATGCTCGCTTTGCTGGAGAAGAATTGGAACTTTGTCAGTGAGATCAACGGCATGCGCACGTATGTCCGTGAAGGACAGGCCGCCAGCTTTCTGAAATGGTTTCAAAACGACTGGTGCGTCTTCGTTGGAGCGACAACGCCTGAAGGCCTCGCTCTCATCAAGAACGATCTGAAATGAGCAGCTCGAATCACTCTTAATGATTATTTGTATGCGTTATCTTGCTGTCCTGTTTGCTTTGGTTGTCGGAAGTTCCCTGCACTCTGCCGAACCCAAGCCTCTCGATCCCGCTGCCCAGATCGCGGCCAAAGTGGAGCCCACCCGCAAGGTCGTTTACAAAGAGATTGCCGGACGCGAGCTGCGCCTGCATATCTTCGAGCCAAAAGGTTTGAAAGCGGGTGATCAACGTCCCTGCTTTCTCACGATTCATGGCGGTGGTTGGCGTGGAGGTGAGCCGCGTCGCATGTATCCTTTCGCTGTGTACTTTGCGGAGCGCGGCATGGTTGGCATCAGCATGGAATACCGGTTGGTGACAACGAAGGGGACGAATACGGTTTTCGATTGCGTGAAGGATGGCCGTTCGGCTGTACGTTACATCAGGGCGCACGCGAAGGAGTTGGGGATTGATCCGAATCGCATCGTGGTAAACGGTGGCTCTGCCGGTGGACACGTGGCCGCGAGCACCGCGATGTTCGAGGGCGTTGATGAATCCACCGATGATCCGAAGATATCCAGCGTGCCGAATGCGATGATCCTTTATTATCCTGTCATTGATACATCGAAGGAAGGTTACGGCAATGCCCTCATCGGCAGCCGTTGGCAGGAGATCTCGCCAGCGCATCAGGTGAAGCCCGGCACTCCACCTACGCTCACCTTGCATGGCAGCGGCGATACGACGACCCCATTCAAAGGCGCACAGAAGTTCCATGACGCCATGCTGAAGGCGGGTAACCGCTCCGAACTGGTCGTGAATGAAGGTGGCGTGCATGGCTATTTCATGTTCGACGGAGCGTTGTTGAACGATGCTTTTATCCAGACGGAACAGTTCTTAGTGTCCTTGGGTTGGTTGAAATAGGTGGCCAAGCCCCTCGCAACCGCTTCTTGCGCAATAACGGTAACGATTGCGTTACGGGCGTTGACTTTCTTTTTTCCGTTCGCTAGGTTCCGCGCCGTCGATACGGGTTTGAGTTCCTATGAGTTCATTCCTTGACCAGCAAGTGCTTGTGCTGAACCGCCTCTGGCAGGCAGTCAATGTCTGCAGTGCGCGTCGCGCTCTTGCTCTCCTCTTCCAAGGCCAGGCGCAGGTCGTTTTAGGCGACCAAGATGGCGAATTCGAAACCTACAATTTTCCCCAGTGGAAAGACTTTTCCGAACAGGAGCCGCATCCGGAAAGCGTCACCACGATTTCCTTCAGCATCCGCGTGCCGCGTGTGATCATGCTGCTGGTGTTTGATCGCCTGCCGAAGCAGGAAGTGAAGTTCACCCGTCACAACATCTTCGAGCGCGATCACAATACCT comes from the Verrucomicrobiia bacterium genome and includes:
- a CDS encoding alpha/beta hydrolase, which produces MRYLAVLFALVVGSSLHSAEPKPLDPAAQIAAKVEPTRKVVYKEIAGRELRLHIFEPKGLKAGDQRPCFLTIHGGGWRGGEPRRMYPFAVYFAERGMVGISMEYRLVTTKGTNTVFDCVKDGRSAVRYIRAHAKELGIDPNRIVVNGGSAGGHVAASTAMFEGVDESTDDPKISSVPNAMILYYPVIDTSKEGYGNALIGSRWQEISPAHQVKPGTPPTLTLHGSGDTTTPFKGAQKFHDAMLKAGNRSELVVNEGGVHGYFMFDGALLNDAFIQTEQFLVSLGWLK
- a CDS encoding HNH endonuclease, with amino-acid sequence MSSFLDQQVLVLNRLWQAVNVCSARRALALLFQGQAQVVLGDQDGEFETYNFPQWKDFSEQEPHPESVTTISFSIRVPRVIMLLVFDRLPKQEVKFTRHNIFERDHNTCQYCRKQMDRRDLNLDHVIPRDRGGPTTWENIVCSCIPCNTRKANRTPAEAGMKLFRKPTKPKWRPFVQFNFSARCHDDWKHFLDVAYWNVELRD